The following proteins come from a genomic window of Paucimonas lemoignei:
- the cysS gene encoding cysteinyl-tRNA synthetase: MLSIYNTLTKSKEVFKPLDGNKVRMYVCGMTVYDYCHLGHGRSMVAFDLVTRWLRFSGYDLTYVRNITDIDDKIINRARENGEAFDALTARMIDAMHEDEARLNILKPDMEPRATDYIDGMHTMIQTLIDKGYAYAPGNGDVYYRVGKFLGYGKLSRKKIEDLRIGARIEVEEAKDDPLDFVLWKGVKPGEPSWESPWGAGRPGWHIECSVMSTCCLGETFDIHGGGSDLEFPHHENEIAQSEAATGKTYANAWLHCGMIRINGEKMSKSLNNFFTIRDVLEKYQPEVVRYLLVSSHYRSAINYSEDSLKESKSALERFYHALRGLPVAEPAGGDAFVERFSAAMNDDFGTPEACAVLFDMVREINRLRDTDLEAAAGLAARLKQLASVLGVLQLDADDFLQSGAEGRVDAAEVEALIQARLAARAAKDWAESDRIRDQITAMGVVLEDGKGGTTWRLAD; encoded by the coding sequence GTGCTTTCGATCTACAACACGCTCACCAAGAGCAAAGAAGTCTTCAAACCGCTAGATGGCAACAAGGTGCGCATGTATGTCTGCGGGATGACCGTGTACGACTACTGCCACCTGGGCCACGGCCGCAGCATGGTGGCGTTCGACCTCGTGACCCGCTGGCTGCGTTTCAGCGGTTACGATTTGACCTATGTGCGCAACATCACCGACATCGACGACAAGATCATCAATCGTGCCCGTGAAAACGGCGAAGCGTTTGATGCCCTGACGGCGCGTATGATCGACGCGATGCATGAGGACGAGGCGCGTCTCAATATCCTGAAACCGGATATGGAGCCCCGTGCCACCGACTACATCGATGGCATGCACACCATGATCCAGACCCTGATCGACAAGGGCTATGCTTACGCGCCGGGCAATGGCGACGTGTACTACCGCGTCGGCAAGTTCCTGGGTTACGGCAAGCTATCGCGCAAGAAAATCGAAGACCTGCGCATCGGTGCCCGCATCGAAGTGGAAGAGGCCAAAGACGACCCCCTGGATTTCGTGCTCTGGAAAGGTGTCAAACCGGGCGAGCCAAGCTGGGAATCGCCATGGGGCGCCGGGCGTCCGGGCTGGCATATCGAGTGCTCGGTGATGTCCACCTGCTGCCTGGGCGAGACGTTCGATATCCATGGCGGCGGCAGCGATCTTGAATTTCCGCACCATGAAAACGAAATCGCCCAGAGCGAAGCGGCAACCGGTAAAACCTACGCCAACGCCTGGCTGCACTGCGGCATGATTCGCATCAATGGCGAGAAGATGTCCAAGTCCTTGAACAACTTCTTCACCATTCGCGATGTGCTGGAAAAGTATCAGCCGGAAGTGGTGCGCTACCTCTTGGTGTCGAGCCACTATCGCAGCGCCATCAACTACTCCGAAGACAGCCTGAAAGAGTCCAAGAGTGCGCTGGAGCGTTTCTACCACGCACTGCGTGGCTTGCCGGTTGCCGAACCTGCGGGTGGCGACGCGTTCGTCGAGCGTTTCTCTGCAGCCATGAACGACGACTTCGGTACGCCGGAAGCCTGTGCGGTGCTGTTCGACATGGTGCGCGAGATCAACCGTCTGCGTGACACCGACTTGGAGGCTGCCGCTGGTCTGGCAGCTCGTCTGAAGCAACTGGCCAGCGTACTGGGTGTGTTGCAGCTGGATGCCGACGACTTCCTGCAGTCAGGTGCTGAAGGTCGGGTCGATGCGGCAGAAGTCGAAGCGCTGATCCAGGCGCGTCTGGCGGCACGTGCAGCCAAAGACTGGGCCGAATCCGACCGCATCCGCGACCAGATCACCGCCATGGGCGTGGTGCTGGAAGACGGCAAGGGCGGCACGACCTGGCGCTTGGCGGATTGA
- the miaE gene encoding tRNA-(ms[2]io[6]A)-hydroxylase — protein sequence MYPIPEIEAFLLCRTPDKWVQCALQNLDILLIDHANNEKKAAGAAFQFMFQYNDKFDLLSKMSRLAREELRHFEQVLSIIRKREIPMANVSSARYAGALRKLVRNHNPYRLTDALIVGAVVEARSCERFAALVPHLDEELAKFYASLLKSEARHFQDYLKLARTYGDQADVDAKLEEILLAERDLIESPDPEFRFHSGTPVFV from the coding sequence ATGTACCCGATCCCCGAAATCGAAGCTTTCTTGCTGTGCCGCACGCCCGACAAATGGGTCCAGTGCGCGTTGCAAAACCTGGACATCCTGCTGATCGACCATGCGAACAATGAAAAGAAGGCGGCCGGGGCGGCGTTCCAGTTCATGTTTCAGTACAACGACAAGTTCGACCTGCTGAGCAAGATGTCGCGCCTGGCCCGGGAAGAGCTGCGCCACTTCGAGCAAGTGCTGAGCATCATCCGCAAGCGTGAAATCCCCATGGCCAACGTCAGCTCGGCGCGTTATGCGGGGGCGCTGCGCAAGCTGGTGCGTAACCACAATCCGTATCGCCTGACCGATGCGCTAATCGTTGGCGCTGTTGTCGAGGCTCGTTCCTGCGAGCGCTTCGCCGCATTGGTGCCGCATCTGGACGAGGAGCTGGCGAAGTTCTACGCCAGCCTGTTGAAGTCCGAAGCCCGGCACTTTCAGGATTACCTCAAACTGGCCCGCACCTACGGCGACCAGGCGGATGTCGACGCCAAGCTCGAAGAGATTCTGCTGGCCGAACGCGACCTGATCGAAAGCCCGGACCCTGAGTTTCGTTTTCACAGCGGTACGCCGGTTTTTGTCTGA
- the ppiB gene encoding peptidyl-prolyl cis-trans isomerase B has translation MSKVKLTTNHGDIVLQLNAEKAPLTVANFIEYVNAGHYENTVFHRVIGNFMIQGGGFEPGMKEKKDKRPSIQNEADNGLPNEKYSVAMARTMEPHSASAQFFINVADNSFLNHSAKTTQGWGYAVFAKVIEGTDVVDKIKGVSTGSKSGHQDVPTEDVIIEKAEIIE, from the coding sequence ATGTCCAAAGTCAAATTGACCACCAATCATGGCGACATCGTTTTGCAGCTGAACGCCGAAAAAGCGCCGCTGACCGTTGCCAACTTCATTGAATACGTCAACGCTGGCCACTACGAAAACACCGTTTTCCACCGTGTGATCGGCAACTTCATGATCCAGGGCGGCGGTTTCGAGCCAGGCATGAAAGAAAAGAAAGACAAGCGCCCAAGCATCCAGAACGAAGCTGACAACGGCCTGCCGAACGAGAAGTACAGCGTTGCCATGGCGCGCACCATGGAGCCGCATTCGGCTTCCGCGCAGTTCTTCATCAACGTGGCTGACAACAGCTTCCTTAACCACAGCGCCAAGACCACTCAGGGCTGGGGTTACGCCGTATTCGCCAAAGTGATCGAAGGCACTGACGTTGTCGACAAGATCAAAGGCGTTTCCACCGGCAGCAAGTCGGGTCACCAGGACGTACCGACTGAAGACGTGATCATCGAGAAAGCCGAGATCATTGAGTGA
- the marR gene encoding multiple antibiotic resistance protein MarR: MKHFTPENQQSTIMGMLIGRTNSLKDRLLDQQLLPYDVTSSQFKVLIIVAQFKADTPAELCRHLSLDSGSMTRMLDRLEQKQLIERTRSATDRRQVQLALTEAGKAIADRLPQIGADAMNELLKVLDAEEVAHLERILSKVLIDANDPITIARLSFKHTGAQ, encoded by the coding sequence ATGAAACATTTCACTCCCGAGAATCAGCAGTCGACGATCATGGGCATGCTGATCGGTCGCACCAACTCGCTGAAAGATCGTCTTCTCGACCAGCAATTGCTGCCTTATGACGTCACGTCTTCGCAGTTCAAGGTGCTGATCATCGTTGCGCAGTTCAAGGCCGATACGCCTGCCGAATTGTGTCGGCATCTCTCTCTGGACAGCGGTTCGATGACCCGCATGCTCGATCGACTGGAGCAGAAACAGCTCATCGAGCGCACCCGTTCAGCGACCGACCGGCGTCAGGTGCAACTTGCCCTGACGGAGGCTGGCAAAGCCATCGCCGACCGTCTGCCGCAAATTGGCGCCGATGCCATGAATGAACTGCTCAAGGTGCTCGACGCAGAAGAAGTCGCCCACCTGGAGCGGATCCTCAGCAAGGTGCTGATCGACGCCAACGACCCCATCACCATCGCCCGCTTGAGCTTCAAGCACACAGGTGCCCAATGA
- the mdtP gene encoding outer membrane efflux protein, with translation MNRSRCGARYSLLLLALSLAGCANYSGLTTEATSLDAKNLHSEQSLQGIQLSPAAWPQRDWWKNLGDPQLDGLINEALRDSPDMQVASARTHQAMASAYAADAARMPTVDADASVSRSRLARDQDPQGAGGRYSTLRSMAVNFNYNFDLWGGQRAAWEAALGQARAAEVDEQAARLTLAGDVARAYSDVGQAYIVHDLATEDLKRTRRLLDLGNRRLQSGIDSQYQYQQTESLEANSQEALIDADKRLRSAKIALAVLLGKGPDRGQEIARPNVLKPAVVALPSSLPAELLGRRPDIVAARWRVEAASKNIVAGKTNFYPNLNLSAAAGAESLLGDAMFGSASRFFNIAPTISLPLFDGGRLRADLDARDADYDLAVAQYNKSLIRALGDVSDNIGQLRAMEGQIQARQRATDVVQQSFNTVTQRYGSGIGNYLDVLTIEQQLLQSQRQLADLNAERIDLSIQLMQALGGGFEGHGPDETTPSTASLTNSR, from the coding sequence ATGAATCGTTCACGTTGCGGTGCGCGTTACAGCCTGTTGCTGCTCGCCTTGAGCCTGGCCGGGTGCGCCAACTACAGTGGTTTGACCACCGAGGCCACCAGCCTTGATGCGAAAAACCTGCACAGCGAGCAAAGCCTGCAAGGGATCCAGTTGTCGCCCGCAGCCTGGCCGCAGCGCGACTGGTGGAAAAACCTCGGCGATCCGCAACTCGATGGCCTGATCAACGAAGCCCTGCGTGACAGCCCGGACATGCAGGTTGCCAGCGCGCGCACCCATCAGGCCATGGCTTCAGCCTACGCTGCTGATGCCGCGCGCATGCCCACCGTGGACGCCGATGCCAGCGTCAGTCGCTCGCGACTCGCCCGTGACCAGGACCCGCAAGGTGCAGGCGGGCGCTACAGCACCCTGCGCAGCATGGCGGTGAACTTCAATTACAACTTCGACCTGTGGGGCGGCCAGCGGGCAGCCTGGGAAGCAGCGCTGGGCCAGGCTCGCGCTGCCGAAGTCGACGAACAGGCTGCGCGTCTGACTCTGGCGGGAGATGTGGCCCGGGCTTATAGCGACGTGGGGCAGGCTTATATCGTCCATGACCTGGCGACCGAAGACCTCAAGCGCACCCGGCGATTGCTCGATCTGGGTAACCGTCGTTTGCAGTCGGGAATCGACAGCCAGTACCAATACCAGCAGACCGAAAGCCTGGAGGCCAACTCTCAGGAGGCCCTGATCGACGCAGACAAGCGCCTGCGCAGCGCAAAAATTGCGCTGGCGGTATTGCTCGGCAAAGGTCCGGATCGTGGTCAGGAAATCGCCCGACCCAACGTGCTCAAGCCTGCGGTTGTAGCCTTGCCGTCATCGTTGCCTGCCGAACTCCTGGGCCGTCGTCCGGACATCGTCGCGGCACGTTGGCGAGTGGAGGCTGCGAGCAAGAATATCGTCGCGGGCAAGACCAACTTCTACCCGAACCTGAACCTCAGCGCCGCTGCCGGTGCCGAGTCCTTGTTGGGTGACGCGATGTTTGGTTCGGCCAGCCGCTTCTTCAATATTGCCCCGACCATTTCTCTGCCGCTGTTCGACGGCGGACGCCTGCGCGCCGATCTGGACGCCCGGGACGCCGATTACGACCTCGCGGTGGCGCAATACAACAAAAGCCTGATTCGAGCGCTGGGTGATGTCAGTGACAACATCGGCCAGTTGCGCGCCATGGAAGGGCAGATTCAGGCCCGTCAACGCGCAACCGATGTGGTCCAGCAATCGTTCAATACCGTGACCCAACGCTATGGCTCGGGGATCGGTAACTACCTGGACGTGCTGACCATCGAGCAGCAATTGCTCCAGTCGCAACGCCAATTGGCTGATCTCAACGCTGAACGAATCGATTTGTCGATCCAGTTGATGCAGGCGCTGGGCGGCGGTTTCGAGGGCCACGGCCCTGATGAAACCACTCCATCAACTGCTTCGCTGACTAACTCAAGGTAA
- the yibH_3 gene encoding secretion protein HlyD, whose protein sequence is MATATSENSTDTPKQDATEKQGAQKDANPRKRKLLLIGLAFIVLLGGLGVWAWHELYGRWSESTDDAYVNGNVVEITPLVAGTVTSIGADDGDLVRAGQVLLQFDPSDAAVGLQSAEANLGKTVRQVRGLYSNVDGMKAQLAAKRAEVKKAQDNYNRRKSLAAGGAISQEELSHAHDDLISAQSALNNVQQQLASSVALVDDTEVSSHPDVKAAAAQLRQAYLANARSTLIAPVTGYVAKRTVQLGQRVQPGTALMAVIPLNELWIDANFKETQLGKMRIGQPVEIESDLYGSDVKYSGTIDSLGAGTGSAFALLPAQNATGNWIKIVQRVPVRIHINADELAEHPLRIGLSTVVDVNLHDQSGPVLAQQPPKKASFSTNVYEQQLAEADAMIARLIHDNSAASGKTVQR, encoded by the coding sequence ATGGCCACTGCCACTAGCGAAAACAGCACAGACACCCCGAAACAAGATGCGACTGAAAAACAGGGTGCGCAAAAAGACGCCAACCCGCGCAAGCGCAAGCTGCTGCTGATCGGCCTGGCGTTTATCGTCCTCCTCGGCGGGCTCGGCGTCTGGGCCTGGCATGAACTTTATGGTCGCTGGAGTGAAAGCACCGACGATGCCTACGTGAATGGCAACGTGGTAGAGATCACGCCACTGGTAGCGGGCACCGTGACCAGCATCGGCGCCGATGATGGCGACCTGGTGCGCGCCGGGCAGGTCTTGCTGCAATTCGATCCCAGCGACGCAGCGGTCGGCCTGCAGAGCGCAGAAGCCAATCTGGGCAAGACCGTGCGTCAGGTGCGCGGCTTGTACAGCAACGTCGACGGCATGAAGGCGCAGTTGGCGGCTAAGCGAGCCGAAGTCAAAAAGGCTCAGGACAACTACAACCGACGCAAGAGTCTGGCGGCGGGCGGCGCGATTTCCCAGGAAGAGCTGTCCCACGCTCACGACGACCTGATCAGCGCGCAAAGCGCCTTGAACAATGTGCAGCAACAGTTGGCCAGCAGCGTGGCGTTGGTAGATGACACCGAAGTCTCGTCTCATCCAGACGTCAAAGCGGCTGCCGCCCAGTTGCGTCAGGCGTATCTGGCCAATGCCCGCAGCACTTTGATTGCCCCGGTGACCGGTTACGTGGCCAAACGCACGGTGCAACTGGGCCAGCGTGTTCAGCCCGGCACAGCGCTGATGGCTGTGATCCCGCTCAATGAGCTGTGGATTGACGCCAACTTCAAAGAAACCCAGCTGGGCAAGATGCGCATCGGTCAGCCGGTGGAAATCGAATCTGACCTGTATGGCAGTGATGTGAAGTACAGCGGCACCATCGACAGCCTCGGTGCGGGCACCGGCAGTGCATTTGCCCTGCTGCCTGCGCAGAACGCCACGGGCAACTGGATCAAGATCGTCCAGCGGGTGCCAGTGCGCATTCATATCAACGCCGATGAGCTGGCCGAACATCCGTTGCGTATCGGCCTGTCCACCGTGGTCGACGTCAATCTGCACGATCAGAGCGGGCCGGTCCTGGCGCAACAACCGCCGAAAAAGGCCTCGTTCAGCACCAACGTGTATGAACAGCAGTTGGCCGAGGCGGACGCGATGATTGCCCGCCTGATCCACGACAACAGCGCAGCCAGCGGCAAGACCGTCCAGCGCTGA
- the glnS gene encoding glutaminyl-tRNA synthetase, with the protein MSKPTQDPAANSKAGPAIPTNFLRPIVQADLDSGKHTQIVTRFPPEPNGYLHIGHAKSICVNFGLAQEFGGVTHLRFDDTNPAKEDQEYIDAIESDVKWLGFEWSGEVRYASQYFDQLHDWAVELIKAGKAYVDDLTPEQAREYRGTLTEPGKNSPFRERGVEENLDLFARMKAGEFEDGARVLRAKIDMASPNMNLRDPILYRIRHAHHHQTGDKWCIYPIYDFTHGQSDAIEGITHSICTLEFESHRPLYDWFLDNLPVPSRPRQYEFSRLNLNYTITSKRKLKQLVDEKHVFGWDDPRMSTLSGFRRRGYTPKSIRNFCEMIGTNRSDGVVDFGMLEFSIRDDLDHSAPRAMCVLRPLKVVITNYPEGQVENLELPRHPKEDLGVRNLPFSREIYIDRDDYMEEPPKGYKRLEPNGEVRLRGSYVIRADEAIKDADGNIVELRCSYDPDTLGKNPEGRKVKGVVHWVPAAESVECEVRLYDRLFRSPNPEKTEDGATFLDNINPDSLQVLTGCRAEPSLGQAQPEDRFQFEREGYFCADIKDSKPGQPVFNRTVTLRDSWT; encoded by the coding sequence ATGAGCAAGCCCACTCAAGACCCCGCTGCGAATTCGAAGGCAGGCCCTGCAATTCCTACCAATTTCCTGCGCCCGATCGTCCAGGCTGACCTGGATTCAGGTAAGCACACGCAGATCGTGACCCGCTTTCCGCCGGAGCCCAACGGCTACCTGCACATCGGTCACGCCAAGTCGATCTGCGTGAATTTCGGTCTGGCTCAAGAGTTTGGTGGCGTGACGCACCTGCGTTTCGACGACACCAACCCGGCCAAGGAAGACCAGGAATACATCGACGCCATCGAAAGCGACGTCAAGTGGCTGGGCTTTGAATGGTCGGGTGAAGTGCGCTATGCCTCGCAGTATTTTGATCAACTGCACGACTGGGCTGTCGAGCTGATCAAGGCCGGCAAGGCTTATGTGGACGATCTGACCCCCGAGCAGGCCCGTGAATACCGCGGCACCCTGACCGAGCCGGGCAAGAACAGTCCGTTCCGTGAGCGCGGCGTCGAGGAAAACCTGGACCTGTTCGCGCGCATGAAAGCCGGGGAGTTCGAAGACGGCGCTCGCGTGTTGCGTGCCAAGATCGACATGGCCTCGCCGAACATGAACCTGCGCGACCCGATCCTGTATCGCATTCGTCATGCCCACCACCACCAGACCGGTGACAAGTGGTGCATCTACCCGATCTACGACTTCACCCACGGTCAGTCGGATGCCATCGAAGGCATCACGCACTCGATCTGCACCCTTGAGTTCGAAAGCCATCGTCCGCTGTACGACTGGTTCCTCGATAATCTGCCGGTGCCGAGCAGGCCGCGCCAGTACGAGTTTTCGCGTCTGAACCTGAACTACACCATCACCAGCAAGCGCAAGCTCAAGCAATTGGTGGACGAGAAGCACGTGTTCGGCTGGGATGACCCGCGCATGTCGACTCTGTCGGGCTTCCGTCGTCGGGGTTACACGCCGAAGTCGATCCGTAATTTCTGCGAAATGATCGGCACCAACCGTTCCGACGGCGTGGTGGACTTCGGCATGCTGGAATTCAGTATCCGTGACGACCTGGACCACAGCGCCCCGCGCGCCATGTGCGTGCTGCGTCCGCTGAAAGTCGTGATCACCAACTACCCGGAAGGTCAGGTCGAAAACCTGGAGCTGCCGCGTCACCCGAAAGAAGACCTGGGCGTACGCAACCTGCCGTTCTCCCGGGAAATCTACATCGACCGCGACGACTACATGGAAGAGCCGCCAAAGGGCTACAAGCGTCTTGAGCCAAACGGCGAAGTGCGTCTGCGTGGCAGCTACGTGATCCGTGCCGACGAAGCGATCAAGGATGCCGACGGCAACATCGTCGAGCTGCGTTGCTCTTACGATCCGGACACCCTGGGCAAGAACCCTGAAGGCCGCAAGGTCAAAGGCGTTGTGCACTGGGTGCCAGCGGCTGAAAGCGTTGAATGCGAAGTGCGTCTGTACGATCGCCTGTTCCGTTCGCCGAACCCGGAAAAAACCGAAGACGGTGCGACCTTCCTGGACAACATCAATCCGGACTCCCTGCAGGTACTGACCGGTTGTCGTGCTGAACCATCATTGGGGCAAGCGCAACCGGAAGACCGTTTCCAGTTCGAACGCGAAGGCTATTTCTGCGCGGACATCAAGGACTCGAAACCAGGTCAACCCGTCTTCAACCGCACGGTGACGTTGCGGGATTCCTGGACCTGA
- the lpxH gene encoding UDP-2,3-diacylglucosamine hydrolase encodes MILLISDLHLQEERPDITRAFLDLIAGRARDAQALYILGDFFEVWIGDDAMSPFQQSICTALRELSDSGTPIFLMHGNRDFMIGRAFCKAAGCTLLPDPSVVELNGEPVLLMHGDSLCTRDEGYIRMRRYLRHPLTLFVLRHLPKRTRHKLARKLRNESQNQTRMKANDIVDVTPEEVPRVMEHFGVRTLIHGHTHRPAIHKLQIGDQAARRIVLGDWDKQGWAVQVDDQGFQLGAFEFVPEQQRALPHPSTH; translated from the coding sequence GTGATACTGCTGATCTCCGATCTGCACTTGCAGGAAGAACGCCCGGACATTACCCGGGCGTTTCTGGATCTGATCGCGGGCCGCGCCCGCGATGCTCAGGCGCTGTATATCCTCGGGGATTTTTTCGAGGTCTGGATAGGTGACGATGCCATGTCGCCCTTCCAGCAATCGATCTGCACTGCCCTGCGCGAATTGAGCGACAGCGGCACCCCAATATTTCTGATGCATGGCAATCGCGACTTCATGATTGGCCGTGCGTTCTGTAAAGCGGCGGGCTGCACCTTGCTGCCCGACCCGAGCGTCGTCGAGCTGAATGGCGAGCCGGTGTTGCTGATGCATGGCGATAGCCTGTGCACCCGGGACGAAGGCTACATTCGGATGCGCCGTTATTTGCGCCATCCATTGACGCTCTTTGTGTTGCGTCATCTACCCAAGCGCACGCGGCACAAGCTGGCGCGCAAGCTGCGCAATGAAAGCCAGAACCAGACTCGCATGAAGGCCAACGACATTGTCGACGTCACGCCTGAGGAAGTGCCCAGGGTGATGGAGCACTTTGGCGTGCGCACATTGATCCACGGGCATACCCATCGGCCTGCGATACACAAGCTTCAGATCGGCGACCAGGCCGCCCGCCGTATTGTGCTGGGTGACTGGGACAAGCAGGGCTGGGCGGTGCAGGTGGATGATCAAGGGTTTCAGTTGGGGGCGTTTGAGTTTGTGCCCGAGCAGCAACGTGCCCTGCCTCATCCCTCGACACACTGA
- the uspE gene encoding universal stress protein family protein, protein MQAIRSILVVIEADHADSLALKRARLIAGVTGAHLHLLICDKKKHPHTAVLVELKRRLHDEGFSATTEQAWHETLHNTIIKVQQAEGCGLVIKQHFPDNPIKKALLTPEDWKLLRLCPSPVLMVKTDRPWNHGVVLAAVDVGNEDGAHKALHYSIIDHGYDIAAVAKASLHVIAAHPSPMLSAANPVFQQKESIEARYREQCQVFQTEFDVTDERLHIAEGPADVLIPLTARQLGAAVTIIGTVARTGIPAALIGNTAEVVLDSLESDVLVLKTEEIIGHLEGLLE, encoded by the coding sequence ATGCAAGCGATTCGCAGCATTCTGGTGGTTATCGAAGCGGACCACGCCGACAGCCTGGCGCTTAAACGGGCGCGGCTGATTGCCGGTGTCACGGGCGCCCATCTGCACTTGCTGATCTGTGACAAGAAGAAGCACCCGCACACCGCCGTGCTGGTCGAACTCAAGCGTCGCCTGCATGACGAAGGTTTCTCGGCGACCACCGAGCAGGCCTGGCACGAGACCTTGCACAACACCATCATCAAGGTGCAGCAGGCAGAAGGCTGCGGACTGGTGATCAAGCAGCACTTCCCTGATAACCCGATCAAAAAAGCCCTGCTCACACCTGAGGACTGGAAGCTGTTGCGGCTGTGCCCCAGCCCGGTGCTGATGGTCAAGACCGACCGCCCCTGGAACCACGGCGTGGTGCTGGCCGCCGTGGATGTGGGCAACGAGGACGGTGCACACAAGGCGCTGCATTACAGCATCATCGACCACGGCTACGACATTGCGGCTGTCGCCAAGGCGAGCCTGCACGTGATCGCTGCCCATCCTTCGCCGATGTTGTCGGCCGCCAACCCGGTGTTTCAGCAGAAGGAAAGCATCGAGGCGCGTTACCGCGAGCAGTGCCAGGTGTTCCAGACCGAATTTGACGTCACCGACGAGCGCCTGCACATCGCCGAAGGTCCGGCTGATGTACTGATCCCTTTAACTGCCCGGCAATTGGGCGCAGCGGTGACCATCATCGGCACCGTGGCCCGCACCGGCATCCCGGCGGCGCTGATCGGCAACACGGCGGAAGTGGTGCTCGATTCACTGGAGAGTGATGTGCTGGTGCTAAAGACCGAAGAGATCATTGGGCATTTGGAGGGGTTGTTGGAGTAG
- the emrB_2 gene encoding EmrB/QacA family drug resistance transporter, whose amino-acid sequence MSANAPASFTPPSLLLCTIGLSLATFMQVLDSTIANVALPTISGNLGVSSEQGTWVITSFAVSNAIALPLTGWLSRRFGEVKLFLWATILFVMASFLCGISQSMPELVGFRVLQGVVAGPLYPMTQTLLIAVYPPAKRGMALALLAMVTVVAPIAGPILGGWITDSYSWPWIFFINIPIGLFAVLVVRMQMAKRPVVTSYQPMDYVGLITLIIGVGALQVVLDKGNDLDWFESNFIVIGTLISAIALSVFVIWEMTDKHPIVNLRLFAFRNFRIGTMVLVGGYSAFFGINLLLPQWLQTQMGYTATYAGLAVAPIGILPVLMSPFVGKYAHKFDLRLLAGLSFLAMGTSCFMRAGFTNEVDFEHIALVQLFMGAGVALFFMPTLSILLSDLPPNQIADGSGLATFLRTLGGSFAASLTTWIWIRRADQHHAYLSENISTYEPATREALNNLGGAGPQAYAQLERTLNSQAYMMSTVDYFYLMGWVFMGLILLVWLAKPPFTAKAGPAAGGGH is encoded by the coding sequence ATGAGCGCCAACGCACCCGCTTCATTTACGCCGCCCAGCCTGCTGCTGTGCACCATCGGCCTGTCGCTGGCGACCTTCATGCAGGTCCTCGACTCCACCATTGCCAACGTCGCGTTGCCGACCATTTCCGGCAACCTGGGCGTCAGCTCGGAGCAGGGCACCTGGGTTATTACATCGTTTGCCGTGAGTAACGCGATTGCCTTGCCGCTGACGGGTTGGCTGAGCCGCCGTTTTGGTGAGGTGAAGCTGTTTCTGTGGGCAACCATTCTGTTCGTGATGGCTTCGTTTCTGTGCGGGATTTCCCAGTCCATGCCGGAGCTGGTGGGTTTTCGCGTGTTGCAGGGTGTGGTGGCAGGGCCGTTGTACCCGATGACACAAACCCTGCTGATTGCCGTGTACCCCCCGGCTAAAAGGGGGATGGCATTGGCATTGCTGGCGATGGTCACGGTGGTGGCGCCCATTGCCGGGCCCATCCTCGGTGGCTGGATTACCGACAGTTACAGCTGGCCCTGGATCTTCTTTATCAACATCCCCATTGGTCTGTTCGCCGTGCTGGTAGTGCGCATGCAGATGGCCAAGCGCCCGGTGGTGACCAGTTATCAGCCGATGGATTATGTCGGGCTGATTACCCTGATCATCGGGGTTGGCGCCTTGCAGGTGGTGCTGGACAAAGGCAATGACCTGGACTGGTTCGAGTCGAACTTTATTGTCATTGGCACGCTGATTTCTGCCATCGCGCTGTCGGTGTTCGTGATCTGGGAAATGACCGACAAGCACCCGATCGTCAATCTGCGCCTGTTCGCGTTCCGCAACTTCCGTATCGGCACCATGGTGTTGGTGGGCGGCTACTCCGCGTTCTTCGGCATCAACCTGCTGCTGCCACAGTGGTTGCAGACGCAGATGGGCTATACCGCGACCTATGCGGGGCTGGCGGTAGCGCCCATCGGGATTTTGCCGGTGCTGATGTCGCCGTTCGTGGGCAAATATGCCCACAAGTTCGACCTGCGCCTGCTGGCAGGCCTTTCGTTTCTGGCGATGGGCACCAGTTGCTTCATGCGTGCGGGGTTCACCAATGAGGTGGACTTCGAGCATATCGCGCTGGTGCAGCTGTTCATGGGGGCGGGGGTGGCGTTGTTCTTCATGCCGACCCTGAGCATTTTGCTGTCGGACCTGCCGCCTAACCAGATTGCCGATGGCTCGGGGCTGGCGACTTTCCTGCGGACATTGGGCGGGAGTTTCGCTGCGTCGCTGACCACCTGGATCTGGATTCGCCGGGCCGATCAGCATCACGCGTATCTGAGTGAAAACATCAGCACTTACGAGCCAGCGACCCGGGAGGCGCTGAACAACCTCGGCGGCGCCGGGCCTCAGGCTTATGCGCAGCTGGAGCGGACGCTCAATAGCCAGGCGTACATGATGTCCACGGTGGATTATTTCTACCTGATGGGCTGGGTGTTCATGGGGCTGATTCTGCTGGTCTGGCTGGCTAAACCGCCGTTTACGGCGAAGGCGGGGCCTGCGGCTGGGGGTGGGCATTGA